In Argiope bruennichi chromosome 4, qqArgBrue1.1, whole genome shotgun sequence, a single window of DNA contains:
- the LOC129965609 gene encoding uncharacterized protein LOC129965609, whose amino-acid sequence MGFFSSDTEPFSETARFLILSIPGGKISELSPFAVEKALKGIGGSPKSVKKLRSGDLLIETTSALQTKSFFQVKSFLNHPVTVTLHRTLNFCRGVISEKEFLNSLESEILDGHASQGVITVKRIFMKKGNTLIATNSVILTFNTTKLPSIIKAGYLNCKVRPYIPNPIRCYNCQRFGHFKTTCRGTQTCSRCATAGHQANDCTADPQCVNRKQAHQSDSRDCPQWKLEKKIQEFKIKKKTPCFEAKKLLTLEQRPLSYSNAVKSVTSSSTLTDENITKIICPPLSELKPIAKNFPLKNASASIETGKSKPNTKQKVETKKANKKSDQIK is encoded by the coding sequence atgggttttttttcttccgaCACTGAACCGTTTTCTGAAACTGCTCGTTTTCTTATTCTCTCCATTCCTGGTggaaaaatatctgaattatctCCTTTTGCCGTTGAAAAAGCTTTGAAAGGTATTGGCGGTAGTCCAAAATCAGTCAAGAAACTTCGGTCGGGCGACTTATTGATCGAAACAACTTCTGCTCTTCAAACTAAATCCTTTTTTCAagtcaaatcatttttaaatcacccAGTTACTGTAACACTTCACCGAACACTTAATTTCTGCCGTGGTGTTATATCTGAAAAGGAATTCTTGAATTCTCTAGAAAGTGAGATTCTTGATGGCCATGCCAGCCAAGGTGTAATTACAGTGAaacgcatttttatgaaaaaaggaaatactCTGATTGCCACTAATAGTGTtatcttaacttttaatacaacaaaattacCATCCATCATTAAAGCAGGTTACTTAAACTGCAAAGTACGCCCCTATATACCTAATCCTATCAGGTGCTATAATTGCCAACGTTTCGGTCATTTCAAGACAACTTGTAGAGGGACACAGACCTGTTCTAGATGTGCAACTGCTGGCCATCAAGCCAATGATTGCACTGCAGACCCACAATGTGTAAATCGTAAACAAGCACATCAATCCGACTCTCGAGACTGTCCACAATggaaattggaaaagaaaatccaagaatttaaaataaagaaaaaaacaccgTGCTTTGAAGCAAAAAAGCTATTGACACTTGAACAAAGACCACTTTCTTATAGCAATGCAGTGAAATCAGTAACTTCCTCAAGTACACTGACTGatgaaaacattacaaaaataatttgcccCCCGCTATCTGAATTAAAACCGATAGCTAAGAATTTCCCACTCAAAAATGCTTCTGCATCCATTGAAACTGGGAAATCTAAACCAAACACCAAGCAGAAAGTTGAGACtaagaaagcaaacaaaaaatctgaccaaataaaataa